The proteins below are encoded in one region of Ferruginibacter lapsinanis:
- a CDS encoding GNAT family N-acetyltransferase, protein MTINIRRLTIEDAEALSAIGAKTFYDTFTGTCTEEDMQQFLEEYYNIDQVKRELSDPEDYYYFAEIDNVPVGYLRLKEDYTSFETMKQWKALELKRLYVLQTHLGKGIAQVLMKFAINFAKQQNYEVVWLGVWEHNLRARKFYEKEGFKNTGYTHDFPIGNTPQTDCWYWKFLERNLQ, encoded by the coding sequence ATGACGATCAATATCAGAAGACTGACTATTGAAGATGCGGAAGCTTTGTCTGCAATCGGTGCAAAAACGTTTTATGATACATTTACGGGAACATGTACTGAAGAAGATATGCAACAATTCCTCGAAGAGTATTATAATATTGACCAGGTAAAGAGAGAGTTAAGTGATCCGGAAGATTATTATTATTTTGCTGAAATCGATAATGTTCCGGTTGGGTACCTCAGGCTTAAAGAAGATTACACAAGTTTTGAAACGATGAAGCAGTGGAAAGCTTTGGAATTAAAAAGACTCTATGTCTTACAAACGCATCTGGGGAAAGGCATAGCGCAGGTGCTGATGAAGTTTGCTATTAATTTTGCCAAGCAACAGAATTATGAAGTGGTGTGGCTGGGCGTTTGGGAACATAATTTACGTGCAAGAAAATTCTACGAAAAAGAAGGATTTAAGAATACAGGGTATACGCATGATTTTCCAATTGGTAATACACCACAAACTGATTGCTGGTATTGGAAATTTTTAGAACGGAACCTGCAGTAA
- the rsmG gene encoding 16S rRNA (guanine(527)-N(7))-methyltransferase RsmG: protein MEIVLKYFSDFSEKQLDQFAALKELYTEWNEKINVISRKDIDNFYEHHVLHSLAIATQFEFTKDMQVMDLGCGGGFPGVPLAIFFPDTQFHLVDSINKKLKVVNEIATAIGLTNLTTQHSRAEDIKNRKFDVVTSRAVAPLKDLWYWSKPLLQKGPNCKGLICLKGGDLAQEIHESGCKPRVWEIEKIFDEPFFKEKFLLQVPF, encoded by the coding sequence TTGGAAATAGTTTTAAAATATTTTTCTGATTTTTCTGAAAAGCAACTTGACCAGTTTGCCGCATTGAAAGAATTATATACAGAATGGAATGAAAAGATCAATGTCATTTCCCGTAAGGATATTGATAATTTTTATGAACACCATGTGTTGCATTCTTTAGCCATTGCAACTCAATTTGAATTCACTAAAGATATGCAGGTGATGGACCTGGGTTGTGGTGGTGGTTTCCCCGGCGTTCCACTTGCAATATTTTTTCCGGACACACAATTTCACCTGGTAGACAGCATTAATAAAAAACTGAAAGTGGTAAATGAAATTGCTACTGCTATCGGGTTAACAAATCTTACTACGCAGCACTCCAGAGCAGAAGATATTAAGAACAGGAAATTTGATGTAGTGACTTCTAGGGCTGTTGCACCACTTAAAGATTTATGGTATTGGAGCAAGCCTTTGTTACAAAAGGGGCCAAACTGTAAAGGATTGATCTGTTTAAAGGGCGGTGATCTGGCACAGGAAATTCATGAAAGTGGCTGTAAACCCAGGGTATGGGAAATTGAAAAAATATTTGATGAGCCTTTCTTTAAGGAAAAATTTTTACTGCAGGTTCCGTTCTAA
- a CDS encoding glycosyltransferase — protein MNFNELLAHWHSIVFIIFCIVAFIQIFYYLFFYTRLAFYKAKPKATSQTHPVSVIICARDEAANLAKNLPGSLLQQYRTTHEVIVVDDNSFDDSKYLLEEFKKEFKQLTFVELKQEAKLIPGKKFPLSIGIKTAKYEIVLLTDADCVPASEFWIDKMQETYDDDTEIVLGYGAYIKKHGLLNKLVRWETFHTALQYFSYALAGKPYMGVGRNLSYKKTVFFRHKGFSAHNNIPSGDDDLFINMAATKKNTKINIDKDAFTLSEPVTTWGQWTRQKTRHYSTGKYYKPLHKFLLGLYSLSHFLFFPLLMVSAIFYCWQWALIVFGIRFVIQAVIYLPAMKKLNEKDLYPLFLFFDLWMFFYYLIFAVALIKKPTNTWK, from the coding sequence ATGAACTTTAATGAACTCCTGGCACACTGGCATAGTATTGTTTTTATCATTTTTTGTATCGTAGCTTTCATACAAATTTTTTATTACCTGTTCTTTTATACAAGACTGGCTTTTTATAAAGCGAAGCCTAAAGCCACTTCACAAACACATCCTGTATCGGTAATTATTTGTGCAAGAGACGAGGCCGCTAATCTGGCCAAGAATTTACCCGGCTCTTTATTGCAACAGTACCGTACCACACATGAAGTGATAGTGGTAGATGACAACTCATTTGATGACAGTAAATATTTACTGGAAGAGTTCAAAAAAGAATTCAAGCAATTAACTTTTGTAGAATTAAAACAAGAAGCAAAATTAATACCCGGCAAAAAATTCCCTTTAAGTATCGGCATTAAAACAGCCAAATATGAAATAGTTTTATTGACAGATGCTGATTGTGTACCGGCTAGTGAATTTTGGATAGACAAAATGCAGGAAACTTATGACGATGACACAGAGATCGTTTTGGGATATGGAGCATATATAAAAAAACATGGGCTCCTGAATAAATTAGTAAGATGGGAAACATTTCATACCGCTTTACAATATTTCTCTTACGCATTAGCTGGTAAACCATATATGGGTGTTGGTCGAAACCTGAGTTATAAGAAAACAGTCTTCTTCCGTCACAAAGGATTTTCAGCGCATAATAATATACCCAGTGGAGATGACGATCTGTTTATTAATATGGCCGCCACAAAAAAGAACACAAAAATTAATATTGACAAAGATGCTTTTACATTAAGTGAACCCGTGACTACCTGGGGCCAATGGACAAGACAAAAGACCAGGCATTATAGCACCGGAAAGTATTACAAACCACTGCATAAATTTTTATTGGGATTGTATTCATTATCTCATTTTTTATTTTTTCCTTTACTGATGGTTAGTGCCATATTCTATTGTTGGCAATGGGCATTGATCGTATTCGGCATACGTTTCGTTATTCAGGCAGTTATTTACTTACCTGCTATGAAAAAATTAAATGAGAAGGACCTGTATCCGCTTTTTTTGTTTTTTGATTTGTGGATGTTTTTTTATTACCTGATTTTTGCAGTAGCATTGATCAAAAAACCAACCAACACTTGGAAATAG
- the tgt gene encoding tRNA guanosine(34) transglycosylase Tgt: protein MRIFAANFYSGSGAYMAALQFDLQHTDINTKARAGKITTDHGEILTPIFMPVGTVGSVKAVTQQQLFDDVNAQIILGNTYHLYLRPGLDILEAAGGLHKFNGWSRPILTDSGGYQVFSLANNRKLAEEGALFQSHIDGSKHLFTPEKVMDIQRTIGGDIIMAFDECPPYPSDYKYAKDSMELTHRWLDRCFTQFNSTPDKYGYTQNLFPIVQGSTYKDLRTASAEFVASKNATGNAIGGLSVGEPMEVMYEFTELCCDILPKEKPRYLMGVGTPWNILEGIALGVDMFDCVMPTRNGRNAMLFTSNGIINIDNKKWEKDFSPIDDGIPCEVSNFYSKAYLRHLMKAKEYLGYTIASVHNLAFYLWLVTEARKQIITGTFPGWKNEMMVKLQQRL, encoded by the coding sequence ATGCGTATCTTCGCAGCTAACTTTTATTCCGGTTCAGGAGCATATATGGCAGCACTACAATTCGACTTACAACATACAGATATAAATACCAAGGCGAGAGCGGGTAAGATAACCACTGATCATGGCGAAATATTAACGCCTATATTTATGCCTGTAGGTACAGTTGGTAGCGTAAAAGCGGTTACTCAACAACAGTTATTTGATGATGTAAACGCTCAGATCATTTTGGGTAACACCTATCACTTATATCTGCGTCCGGGCTTGGATATCTTAGAGGCTGCAGGAGGGTTACATAAATTTAATGGATGGAGCAGGCCTATCCTAACAGATAGCGGTGGTTACCAGGTATTTTCATTGGCTAACAATAGAAAACTGGCTGAAGAAGGTGCACTTTTTCAAAGTCATATTGATGGAAGTAAACATCTTTTTACTCCTGAAAAAGTAATGGATATACAAAGAACTATTGGAGGTGATATTATTATGGCGTTTGATGAATGTCCGCCATATCCCAGCGATTATAAATATGCAAAGGATTCAATGGAATTGACACATCGCTGGCTAGACAGATGCTTTACGCAATTTAATTCTACACCGGATAAATACGGATATACACAAAATCTTTTTCCGATCGTACAGGGAAGTACTTATAAAGATCTTCGAACTGCATCTGCTGAATTTGTTGCATCTAAAAATGCTACGGGTAATGCTATTGGCGGGTTGAGTGTTGGTGAGCCGATGGAAGTGATGTATGAATTTACTGAGTTGTGTTGTGATATATTACCGAAAGAAAAACCAAGGTATTTAATGGGTGTGGGTACGCCGTGGAATATTTTGGAAGGAATTGCGTTGGGGGTGGATATGTTTGATTGTGTGATGCCTACCAGAAACGGCCGCAATGCTATGTTGTTTACCAGCAATGGGATAATAAATATTGATAACAAAAAATGGGAGAAAGATTTTTCCCCTATCGATGATGGTATACCTTGTGAGGTAAGTAATTTTTACAGTAAGGCATACCTGAGACATTTGATGAAGGCGAAAGAATACTTAGGGTACACAATAGCAAGTGTCCACAACTTGGCTTTTTATTTGTGGTTAGTGACCGAAGCCCGCAAGCAAATAATTACCGGCACTTTTCCAGGCTGGAAAAATGAAATGATGGTTAAACTGCAACAACGATTATAG
- a CDS encoding PRC-barrel domain-containing protein, translating to MEIFQENITGVNTEGNYPNVPLKVLTAKSIIGDKVHNTKDEHLGDIKDIMLNVQDGTIEYYVIEFGGFLSLNKKYFAIPFNMLRIDSARRMFIFDQPRSVLEEAPGFDKNHWPETNIHYYDYDSNATWTFW from the coding sequence ATGGAAATTTTTCAGGAAAATATTACAGGCGTAAATACTGAAGGGAATTACCCTAATGTGCCGTTGAAGGTGTTAACTGCCAAATCTATTATTGGAGATAAGGTTCATAATACGAAGGATGAACATCTGGGAGATATAAAAGACATCATGCTCAATGTACAGGATGGAACAATAGAATATTATGTTATTGAGTTCGGAGGATTCCTGAGTTTAAATAAAAAATATTTTGCTATCCCGTTCAATATGTTGAGAATTGATTCAGCAAGGAGAATGTTTATATTCGATCAACCTAGGTCTGTTCTAGAAGAAGCTCCCGGATTTGACAAGAATCATTGGCCTGAAACCAATATTCATTATTACGATTACGATTCTAATGCCACCTGGACTTTTTGGTAA
- a CDS encoding OmpA family protein, producing the protein MTKRYFYSLLILLLPVFGVAQNTPVTAANIPKDAQVDVSMVDAKSGKILPSEIVVFKSQANGTEFQGLTNDQGRFSLRLPIGAKYDIFILGFKDSTAYPLILDIPALSGTKFYNKPFTVDIEFEAPGSFVLDHCTFETGKADLTPEAFPVLDELVEYLKRKDDERIEIGGHTDNVGTAAKNLILSQDRANTVRAYLLMKGIAPDRVTAKGYGLTQPIAENTTAEGRAINRRTEVKTLD; encoded by the coding sequence ATGACAAAAAGATATTTCTACAGCCTATTGATCTTATTACTTCCTGTTTTTGGGGTTGCACAGAATACCCCGGTTACTGCAGCAAACATACCTAAAGACGCACAGGTTGATGTTTCGATGGTAGATGCTAAGAGTGGCAAAATATTACCAAGTGAAATTGTGGTTTTTAAAAGCCAGGCAAATGGCACAGAATTTCAAGGTTTGACCAATGATCAGGGGCGTTTCTCTTTAAGGCTTCCGATCGGTGCCAAGTACGATATCTTTATACTTGGATTTAAAGATTCTACTGCTTATCCGCTTATTTTGGATATACCTGCATTATCAGGAACCAAATTCTATAATAAGCCTTTTACTGTAGACATAGAGTTTGAAGCACCCGGGTCGTTCGTATTGGATCATTGTACGTTTGAGACAGGGAAAGCAGACCTGACGCCTGAAGCCTTTCCTGTATTGGATGAATTAGTTGAGTATTTAAAAAGAAAGGATGACGAAAGGATTGAGATTGGCGGTCATACCGATAATGTAGGTACAGCGGCTAAGAATTTGATCTTATCTCAGGATAGGGCAAATACTGTAAGAGCTTATCTTTTGATGAAAGGGATCGCTCCAGACAGAGTAACCGCCAAAGGATATGGATTAACCCAGCCAATAGCAGAAAATACAACTGCAGAAGGTAGAGCGATCAACAGAAGAACAGAAGTGAAAACATTAGATTGA
- a CDS encoding LptF/LptG family permease has translation MKKIDRYILSKYLTTFFFCLLLFTVIVVVIDLSEKTDDFVKSKLSGWQIFVQYYTGFIPRLDAMLFPLFVFIAVIFFTSKMAERSEVVAILSSGVSFRRFLFPYWVGGIFLTVLLWSVYHFVLPDANTKWGIFQARYLDMNFGGAPDATKNYYFRIDSSSYAGIRYYDTTSKRGSSFFVQKFDKDQMVYNLRADNIVWDTASKKWSLTNAMERFFKGKKETMKFSRSLVMDYNFKPRDLKKEEYLKDRLPTPELNEVIRMEKLRGSENINSFLVERYNRDSIPVSVVILTLIGAILASRKVRGGSGLHLAAGVLLSVLYVLFSRFALVFSTKGDFSPLIAAWLPNVFFGLLAFYLYKKAPK, from the coding sequence ATGAAAAAAATCGACCGCTATATATTAAGCAAATACCTTACTACTTTTTTCTTTTGTCTGTTATTGTTTACAGTAATTGTAGTGGTAATAGATCTTAGTGAAAAAACAGATGATTTCGTAAAATCGAAATTATCCGGGTGGCAGATATTTGTGCAATATTATACAGGTTTTATTCCTCGGTTGGATGCGATGCTTTTCCCACTGTTTGTTTTCATTGCAGTTATTTTCTTTACTTCAAAAATGGCAGAAAGGTCGGAAGTGGTGGCGATACTTAGTAGTGGTGTAAGTTTTCGCCGGTTTTTATTTCCTTATTGGGTCGGCGGTATTTTCTTAACAGTCTTACTTTGGTCGGTATATCATTTTGTTTTACCGGATGCAAATACCAAATGGGGGATATTTCAGGCTAGATACCTGGATATGAATTTTGGCGGAGCCCCCGATGCTACCAAAAATTATTATTTCAGGATAGACTCTTCTTCATATGCAGGTATACGCTATTATGATACTACCAGCAAAAGGGGGAGTAGTTTTTTTGTACAAAAATTTGATAAAGACCAAATGGTATATAATCTGAGAGCAGATAATATTGTTTGGGATACAGCATCAAAAAAATGGAGCTTAACAAATGCAATGGAGCGTTTCTTTAAAGGGAAAAAAGAGACGATGAAGTTCAGTCGTTCGTTGGTAATGGATTATAATTTTAAACCCAGAGACCTTAAAAAAGAAGAGTATTTAAAAGATCGCTTACCCACACCTGAATTGAATGAAGTGATTAGGATGGAAAAGTTAAGAGGGTCGGAAAATATTAATTCTTTTCTGGTAGAAAGATATAACCGTGATTCAATACCGGTGTCTGTAGTCATTCTTACATTGATTGGCGCAATATTGGCATCACGTAAAGTAAGAGGAGGGAGTGGACTTCATCTTGCAGCTGGAGTATTGTTGAGTGTTTTGTATGTGCTCTTCAGCAGGTTTGCATTGGTATTTTCTACCAAAGGAGATTTTTCTCCCTTGATAGCGGCATGGTTACCCAATGTATTTTTCGGATTACTTGCTTTTTATTTGTATAAAAAAGCGCCGAAATAA
- the proC gene encoding pyrroline-5-carboxylate reductase — protein MSKKIAIIGGGNLGTAIAEGLLKSKFCKPADITITKRNTNTLKSLQDKGVKVTSDNASAVRNSELIILAIKPFQVKDVLSGLKTVLNSKHIISSVLTGISISDIEEIVKKKMAVCRAMPNTAIAIQESMTCLSFKNATESQVNFVKDLFCTVGKVVVIDEKLMDAATVLGACGTAYAMRYIRANIQGGIEIGFDAATANLIAAQTVKGAAELLLQKGTHPEQEIDKVTTPKGCTIAGLNEMEHQGFSSSLIKGIATSYDKIIKG, from the coding sequence ATGAGTAAAAAAATTGCTATTATAGGTGGGGGAAATTTAGGTACCGCTATCGCCGAAGGTTTATTAAAAAGCAAATTTTGTAAGCCCGCTGATATTACAATTACTAAAAGAAATACCAACACGTTAAAATCATTGCAGGACAAAGGTGTAAAAGTCACTTCTGACAATGCTTCGGCTGTACGTAATAGTGAATTGATCATATTAGCAATAAAGCCATTCCAGGTCAAAGATGTATTGAGTGGTTTAAAAACTGTATTGAACAGTAAACATATTATTTCCTCTGTATTGACAGGTATTTCGATCAGCGATATTGAAGAGATCGTTAAAAAGAAAATGGCTGTTTGCAGAGCTATGCCTAACACCGCAATTGCTATACAGGAAAGCATGACCTGCCTGAGTTTTAAAAATGCAACAGAGAGCCAGGTTAATTTTGTAAAAGACCTGTTTTGTACAGTGGGTAAAGTAGTAGTTATTGATGAAAAATTAATGGATGCTGCTACCGTATTGGGAGCTTGTGGTACTGCTTATGCAATGCGATACATTCGTGCCAATATACAAGGCGGTATTGAGATCGGATTTGATGCAGCTACCGCTAATCTGATCGCTGCACAAACGGTAAAAGGTGCTGCTGAATTATTATTACAAAAAGGCACTCACCCAGAACAGGAGATAGACAAAGTAACTACCCCAAAAGGTTGTACTATTGCAGGGTTAAATGAGATGGAACACCAGGGATTCAGTTCTTCTTTAATAAAAGGAATTGCTACCAGCTACGATAAGATCATTAAAGGATAA
- the purL gene encoding phosphoribosylformylglycinamidine synthase subunit PurL, with protein MEITATTAEQLRLTAEEFELIKQKLGRTPNFTELCCFSAMWSEHCSYKNSIKWLKTLPREGKKMLVKAGEENAGLMDIGDGYGVVFKIESHNHPSALEPFQGAATGVGGIHRDIFTMGARPIASLNSLRFGNLTEAKTKHLLAGVVHGIGHYGNCFGVPTVGGEIYFEDCYHTNPLVNAMSVGTLKNGTTISATSGNVAGNPVFFVGSATGKDGIGGASFASANITADSVEDLPAVQVGDPFQEKKLLEACLELLKTDAVVGMQDMGAAGIICSTAEMSAKGNTGMHIDLDKVPMRQKNMKAWELLLSESQERMLMVVEKGKEKAVIDIFEKWDLPCSEIGYVTNDGFLNFYMNGVLEAKVPAHELVLGGGAPQYEREYTEPKYLEEIKKFNVDTIAVPTDLKTVAEQLITIPNIASKRWVYTQYDSMVGAGTISTNLPSDAAVVIAKPTNKALALTTDCNSRYVFADPYKGAMIAVSEAARNIVCSGGQPLGVTNCLNFGNPYNPEVYYQFVNAIKGMGEACVKFDTPVTGGNVSFYNQSPDGPVYPTPTIGMVGLIDSIGDAMTMDFKKEGDLIFMIGQNRNDIHSSEYLHKIHGIEFSPAPYFDLNEEFTLQQSVSELIKNKVVESAHDISEGGLFITLVESGFNRDLGFELSTVEASLRADAYLFGEAQSRVIVSVSSDKLTAFTEIIKKQAIRFTQLGKVTSGEIKVGAENWGSISEWKEKYDNAIGNLLAGQESEQALAAL; from the coding sequence ATGGAAATTACAGCCACCACTGCCGAACAATTAAGACTTACCGCCGAAGAATTTGAATTGATAAAACAAAAGCTCGGACGTACACCAAACTTTACAGAACTATGTTGCTTTAGTGCAATGTGGAGTGAACATTGCAGTTACAAAAATTCAATCAAGTGGCTGAAAACACTACCCAGAGAAGGAAAAAAAATGCTGGTAAAAGCAGGTGAAGAAAATGCCGGATTAATGGACATAGGAGATGGCTATGGTGTAGTATTCAAAATTGAATCGCATAACCATCCTTCTGCATTAGAACCTTTTCAGGGAGCAGCAACAGGTGTGGGGGGTATCCATAGAGATATTTTTACGATGGGAGCAAGACCAATTGCATCTCTTAACTCTCTTCGCTTTGGAAATTTGACAGAAGCTAAAACAAAGCACTTACTTGCAGGAGTAGTACATGGCATCGGTCATTATGGGAATTGCTTTGGTGTACCTACAGTTGGAGGAGAGATTTATTTTGAAGACTGCTATCATACTAATCCGTTAGTAAATGCCATGAGTGTTGGCACATTGAAAAACGGTACAACTATCTCTGCTACTTCAGGTAATGTTGCTGGCAACCCGGTTTTTTTTGTAGGTAGTGCCACAGGCAAAGACGGAATTGGAGGGGCAAGTTTTGCCTCTGCGAATATTACTGCAGATAGCGTTGAAGATCTCCCTGCGGTACAGGTAGGCGATCCTTTTCAAGAAAAAAAATTATTAGAAGCCTGTTTAGAATTATTGAAAACTGATGCCGTTGTAGGTATGCAGGATATGGGAGCAGCTGGCATTATATGCTCCACAGCCGAAATGAGTGCAAAAGGAAATACAGGCATGCATATTGATCTGGACAAAGTTCCGATGCGTCAGAAAAATATGAAAGCATGGGAATTACTGTTAAGTGAAAGCCAGGAGAGAATGTTAATGGTGGTAGAAAAAGGAAAAGAAAAAGCAGTCATTGATATTTTTGAAAAATGGGATCTACCTTGCAGTGAGATTGGATATGTAACAAATGATGGCTTCCTGAATTTTTATATGAATGGCGTACTGGAAGCAAAAGTTCCTGCTCATGAATTGGTATTAGGAGGTGGAGCTCCTCAGTATGAAAGAGAGTATACCGAACCGAAATACCTGGAAGAAATAAAAAAATTCAACGTTGATACGATAGCAGTTCCGACAGACCTGAAAACTGTGGCAGAACAATTGATCACTATCCCAAACATTGCATCTAAACGTTGGGTATATACGCAATACGATAGCATGGTTGGTGCCGGAACTATCTCTACCAATTTACCAAGCGATGCTGCCGTTGTTATTGCTAAGCCTACCAACAAAGCATTGGCATTAACAACAGACTGTAACAGCCGTTACGTTTTTGCAGATCCTTACAAGGGCGCTATGATTGCTGTATCCGAAGCTGCAAGAAATATTGTGTGCAGTGGTGGCCAACCACTAGGTGTAACCAACTGCTTGAATTTTGGAAACCCATATAACCCTGAAGTATATTACCAGTTTGTAAATGCTATTAAAGGAATGGGTGAAGCTTGTGTAAAATTCGATACACCCGTTACCGGTGGTAACGTTAGCTTCTACAATCAATCTCCTGATGGACCGGTTTATCCAACACCTACTATCGGAATGGTTGGTTTGATAGATAGTATTGGCGATGCGATGACGATGGATTTCAAGAAAGAAGGCGACCTTATCTTTATGATTGGTCAAAATAGAAACGATATTCATTCATCTGAGTATTTACATAAAATACATGGTATTGAATTTAGCCCTGCTCCATATTTTGATTTGAATGAAGAATTTACTTTACAACAGTCTGTAAGTGAATTGATAAAAAACAAAGTAGTAGAAAGTGCACACGATATAAGTGAAGGAGGGTTATTTATCACCTTGGTAGAAAGTGGATTTAATCGTGATCTTGGATTTGAATTATCAACAGTAGAAGCTTCTCTGAGAGCAGATGCATATCTATTTGGTGAAGCACAAAGCAGGGTAATTGTTTCGGTATCATCCGATAAACTGACTGCATTTACTGAAATTATAAAAAAACAAGCGATCCGTTTTACTCAACTGGGCAAAGTAACAAGCGGAGAAATTAAAGTAGGGGCCGAAAACTGGGGATCGATTTCAGAATGGAAAGAAAAATATGACAATGCGATCGGGAATCTGTTAGCTGGTCAGGAAAGTGAACAGGCTTTAGCTGCTTTGTAA